A window of Argopecten irradians isolate NY chromosome 1, Ai_NY, whole genome shotgun sequence contains these coding sequences:
- the LOC138326077 gene encoding prolyl 4-hydroxylase subunit alpha-3-like, translated as MSVVMYAVMTALLFTRVVKANIYSSTREVQFVARKELRMLVLLDDYVTSEQNLGNNVSQDILTFFSHMRDVRVPHITNTEFGDNPIIAFHLLQRVLIEWDRIIDMICCESCLDKATVRQFRKGILRIHSGDRLPVTSEDIQGAAEAILRLWQTYELDLDKLMSGVIYDSKSEPLTSSDAMYISEFAKRYQKIVWLEKLLERYNVSEEEDMWIKSALAKEYSEFGMPWKSAEIIEPFLHLDNKSIKADYHLYMSLSYRIPVHSKVLEPEEESERNSTYRALCRGETRTARQLSSLKCYLRPTSFPYYRSKEEVMNNVPRLSIFHDVISTSEMAQIRASGARVMTRSTVWVKNESVVKDTRVSYTGWLHDIRTENNFLLKLNRRIGLITGLDTTFRKRRSSVEQYQVLNYGIGGCYTPHLDVLDIPLWGPTPKDVSPEIRESGERIATWMFYLSTVKAGGATVFPNLGARVPAVEGAAAFWYNLLPNGDKDERMGHAGCPVLLGSKWVVNKWIRQEGQVLTKLCGRTREAEFQYDIDID; from the exons ATGTCAGTGGTGATGTATGCAGTAATGACTGCTCTTCTGTTTACAAGAGTGGTTAAAGCAAACATTTATTCATCAACGCGAGAAGTTCAATTTGTTGCAAGAAAGGAGTTACGAATGCTGGTCTTATTGGACGATTATGTTACGTCAGAGCAGAACCTCGGGAATAATGTCAGTCAGGATATTTTGAC atttttttctcatatgaGAGATGTGCGTGTGCCTCATATTACCAACACAGAGTTCGGCGATAACCCAATCATAGCTTTCCACCTGCTACAGAGAGTTCTCATAGAATGGGACAGGATCATCGACATGATATGCTGCGAATCTTGTCTGGACAAAGCTACTGTGAGAC AGTTTAGAAAGGGAATACTAAGGATTCATAGTGGCGACAGATTACCCGTAACATCGGAGGACATACAGGGAGCTGCTGAGGCAATACTCAGGTTGTGGCAGACGTACGAACTGGACCTGGACAAACTGATGTCAGGCGTTATATATGACTCAAAGTCAGAACCTCTTACAAGTTCAGATGCTATGTACATATCCGAGTTTGCAAAAAGATACCAGAAAATTGTGTGGCTTGAAAAGTTGTTGGAGCGATACAATGTTTCTGAAGAGGAAGACATGTGGATAAAATCGGCTTTAGCCAAAGAATATAGTGAG TTTGGAATGCCTTGGAAGTCTGCAGAAATTATAGAACCTTttctgcatttag ATAATAAGAGCATCAAAGCCGACTATCATCTATACATGTCACTGAGCTACAGGATTCCGGTACACTCCAAAGTGTTGGAGCCGGAAGAAGAGTCTGAAAGAAACAGTACTTACAGAGCATTGTGTAGAGGAGAGACAAGG ACGGCACGACAGTTGTCATCCCTGAAATGTTACCTAAGACCTACAAGTTTTCCTTATTACCGATCAAAAGAGGAAGTTATGAATAACGTTCCGCGACTTTCTATTTTCCATGATGTAATTTCTACGTCAGAAATGGCACAAATTCGAGCGTCGGGAGCACGCGTG ATGACAAGATCTACTGTCTGGGTGAAAAACGAGAGCGTTGTAAAAGACACTCGCGTCAGTTACAC TGGTTGGTTGCATGACATCAGAacagaaaacaattttttacTGAAACTAAACAGAAGAATAGGCCTTATAACAGGACTGGATACTACATTCAGGAAGCGAAGAAGTAGCGTGGAGCAATATCAG GTGTTAAACTATGGGATAGGAGGATGTTACACGCCTCATCTTGACGTTCTG GATATTCCTCTCTGGGGACCAACGCCAAAGGACGTATCGCCTGAGATAAGAGAGAGTGGGGAAAGAATAGCAACATGGATGTTTTAT CTAAGTACCGTGAAAGCTGGTGGAGCAACAGTGTTTCCTAATCTGGGAGCGAGGGTACCAGCAGTGGAG GGTGCTGCTGCTTTCTGGTATAACTTGCTCCCTAATGGCGACAAGGATGAAAGAATGGGCCACGCTGGTTGTCCCGTTTTACTCGGATCAAAATGGG TTGTCAATAAATGGATTCGTCAGGAAGGACAAGTTCTCACCAAGCTTTGCGGTAGAACACGTGAAGCAGAATTCCAATACGACATCGACATCGATTGA